A section of the Triticum dicoccoides isolate Atlit2015 ecotype Zavitan chromosome 7A, WEW_v2.0, whole genome shotgun sequence genome encodes:
- the LOC119327561 gene encoding cold-shock protein CS120-like gives MEHQGHGAGEKKGVMESITEKLPRGHGDHQQATGGTYGQQGHTGVTGTGTGTGEKKGVVENIKEKLPGGHGDHQHTTGMSGSKTHATTATTDGNYGKSGHTGTDSTGENKSMMDKIKDKLPGQH, from the coding sequence ATGGAGCACCAGGGGCACGGCGCAGGCGAGAAGAAGGGCGTCATGGAAAGCATCACGGAGAAGCTCCCCCGTGGCCATGGTGATCACCAGCAGGCCACCGGTGGCACGTACGGGCAGCAAGGACACACCGGAGTTACCGGCACAGGCACCGGCACCGGCGAGAAGAAGGGCGTCGTCGAGAACATCAAGGAGAAGCTTCCCGGTGGGCACGGTGACCACCAGCACACCACTGGAATGAGCGGCTCGAAGACGCATGCCACCACAGCCACCACCGATGGCAACTACGGGAAGTCGGGACACACCGGCACTGACAGCACCGGTGAGAACAAGAGCATGATGGACAAGATCAAGGACAAGCTGCCTGGACAGCACTAA